One Pirellulales bacterium genomic region harbors:
- a CDS encoding M20/M25/M40 family metallo-hydrolase, with translation MNRKRSGSTAANLPNDASSCAPEPDLDEALRLVMQLMAIPGLSGEEGCVAAFITERLREAGAPASAIRTDRAHRRTPLAGDTGNLILRLPGTDRAPRRLLMAHMDTVPICRGAKPKLEGDFVCSADPKTGLGADDRAGVAVILSAALTILLRKLPHPPLTFFWPIQEEIGLYGARYADLGLLGDPTLAFNWDGGSLDRVTVGATGGYRMQIDIEGLASHAGVCPEQGVSAIAIAGLAIADLQREGWHAEVRKGRRRGTSNIGAIAGGEATNVVTDHVRLKAEARSHDPAFRGRIVKAFERAFERAARQVKSSLGRRGKVAFDGRLDYEAFRLNDGEPCVAAAERALRSIGVEPIQAVSNGGLDANWMTARGIPTVTLGCGQMNAHTISERLDVRSFQGACRVALRLATATEG, from the coding sequence ATGAATCGCAAACGATCCGGTTCGACCGCCGCCAATCTTCCGAACGATGCATCATCGTGCGCCCCCGAGCCCGACCTAGACGAGGCGCTGCGGCTGGTGATGCAGTTGATGGCGATCCCCGGACTGAGCGGTGAAGAAGGCTGCGTGGCGGCGTTCATCACCGAGCGGCTCCGCGAAGCCGGCGCGCCGGCCTCCGCCATTCGCACCGATCGAGCCCATCGCCGAACGCCGTTGGCGGGCGATACGGGCAATCTGATCCTGCGATTGCCCGGCACAGATCGCGCGCCGCGGCGGCTCCTTATGGCCCACATGGATACGGTGCCGATCTGCCGCGGCGCGAAGCCAAAGCTCGAAGGCGATTTCGTGTGCTCGGCAGACCCGAAGACGGGGCTGGGGGCCGATGATCGAGCCGGCGTGGCCGTAATACTCTCCGCCGCGCTGACTATCCTGCTCCGCAAGCTGCCGCATCCACCGCTCACGTTCTTCTGGCCGATTCAAGAGGAAATCGGCTTATATGGCGCACGGTATGCAGACCTGGGCCTGCTCGGCGACCCGACGCTGGCCTTCAATTGGGACGGCGGCAGCTTGGACCGAGTGACCGTGGGCGCTACGGGAGGATATCGGATGCAGATCGACATCGAGGGATTAGCCAGCCACGCCGGCGTTTGTCCCGAGCAGGGAGTCAGCGCGATCGCCATCGCGGGGTTGGCGATCGCCGATCTCCAGCGTGAGGGCTGGCACGCCGAGGTGCGAAAGGGCCGCCGCCGCGGCACCAGCAACATCGGCGCGATCGCCGGCGGCGAGGCGACCAACGTCGTGACCGACCACGTGCGGTTGAAGGCCGAAGCCCGCAGCCACGATCCGGCCTTTCGCGGGCGGATCGTCAAGGCATTTGAACGGGCGTTCGAGCGGGCCGCGCGGCAGGTGAAGAGTTCGCTAGGGCGGCGGGGGAAGGTAGCCTTCGACGGACGTTTGGATTACGAAGCATTTCGGCTTAACGATGGCGAGCCGTGCGTTGCCGCCGCGGAAAGGGCGCTGCGCTCGATCGGCGTCGAGCCGATTCAAGCCGTCAGCAACGGCGGACTGGATGCCAACTGGATGACGGCCCGCGGAATTCCGACGGTCACGCTCGGCTGCGGACAGATGAACGCGCATACAATTTCCGAGCGGCTAGATGTTCGCTCATTTCAAGGCGCTTGCCGCGTGGCGCTGCGACTGGCGACGGCGACTGAAGGTTAG
- a CDS encoding type III pantothenate kinase: protein MAAPLIAIDIGNSRIKLGLFDQAVDPDRVPLPSRVLDLPVDRWEGTQLAAWLPAALDWPEWRVASVNRPAAAKLLVWIERECRTPAGTPPAARLLTVADLPLAVQLEHPERVGVDRLSAAVAVNRLRTRNRPAIVVDTGSAITVDLIGADGVFRGGAILPGIDMSARALHEFTDLLPLVSLSDLAEPPAALGISTVTAIRSGLFWGGIGAVRELTSRLAVGLPQPPELFFTGGAAAHLARPLGLEARYEPHLVLSGIAMARP from the coding sequence ATGGCTGCGCCATTGATCGCGATCGATATCGGCAATAGCCGCATCAAGCTGGGGCTGTTCGACCAGGCGGTCGATCCCGATCGAGTGCCGCTGCCGAGCCGCGTTCTCGATCTGCCGGTCGATCGCTGGGAAGGGACGCAGTTAGCGGCATGGCTTCCCGCGGCACTGGATTGGCCCGAGTGGCGAGTTGCCAGCGTGAATCGCCCAGCGGCGGCGAAGCTGTTGGTATGGATCGAGCGCGAATGTCGCACTCCGGCGGGAACTCCGCCGGCCGCGCGGTTGTTGACGGTCGCCGATTTGCCGCTGGCCGTGCAATTGGAGCACCCCGAGCGGGTCGGTGTCGATCGTCTCTCCGCGGCAGTGGCCGTGAATCGCTTGCGAACGCGGAATCGCCCCGCGATTGTGGTCGATACGGGCAGCGCCATCACCGTCGATCTCATCGGGGCGGACGGCGTCTTTCGCGGTGGAGCGATACTGCCGGGGATCGACATGTCGGCCAGAGCGCTACACGAATTCACGGACTTGCTCCCGCTCGTATCGCTCAGCGACCTGGCGGAGCCGCCTGCGGCACTCGGGATTTCGACGGTGACCGCAATTCGCAGCGGCCTGTTTTGGGGCGGCATTGGCGCGGTGCGAGAACTGACCAGCCGATTGGCGGTGGGGCTTCCGCAGCCGCCGGAATTGTTTTTCACGGGGGGCGCCGCGGCGCACCTCGCCCGGCCGCTGGGGCTTGAGGCCCGCTACGAGCCGCATTTGGTGTTGAGCGGCATCGCGATGGCGCGGCCCTGA
- a CDS encoding GTPase, protein MIDEPRATVVKLTPDGRGAVAVLLVEGGEAAELVGRHFFGHSPEPLGSRPLNRILHGHWGSCGGEDVVVCRRSATEVEIQCHGGSAAAERIVADLAANGCALMDWREWIGSRESSRIRADARALLANVRTERTAAILLDQYLGALDAALARIDGYLEADDANAAQTGLQALVAHSSVGLHLVEPWRVAIAGPPNVGKSSLINALVGYRRSIVFDQPGTTRDVVTVATAIDGWPIELSDTAGLRASDDALESAGVELARRQLAAADCVVLIFDVTERWTDECESLIQDYPAAIVVLNKVDLLPDTEPARGQFGGCGAPPLLTSAVTNCGIDDLAATLVRRVVSHEPQPGDAVPFTPLQVEQVRAALDAVSRGDLSAARIQIQNAAGRVSRAKR, encoded by the coding sequence GTGATCGACGAACCGAGAGCGACCGTTGTGAAACTCACGCCCGACGGACGAGGGGCGGTGGCGGTGTTGCTCGTCGAAGGGGGCGAGGCGGCTGAGCTGGTCGGCAGGCATTTCTTCGGCCATTCCCCCGAGCCACTTGGTTCTCGACCGCTGAATCGAATCCTGCACGGACATTGGGGCAGTTGCGGTGGCGAAGATGTCGTCGTTTGCCGCCGCAGCGCGACCGAGGTGGAGATTCAATGCCATGGCGGCAGCGCGGCGGCCGAGCGAATCGTGGCGGATCTAGCCGCCAATGGCTGCGCCCTCATGGATTGGCGCGAGTGGATTGGCTCACGCGAATCGAGCCGGATTCGGGCTGACGCTCGCGCTCTGCTCGCCAACGTCCGCACCGAACGGACCGCCGCGATTCTACTCGATCAATACCTTGGCGCGCTCGACGCGGCGCTCGCCAGAATCGACGGCTATCTCGAAGCGGACGATGCCAATGCCGCGCAGACCGGCTTGCAAGCGCTCGTCGCACATTCGTCCGTTGGATTGCACCTTGTCGAGCCTTGGCGCGTCGCGATCGCGGGACCGCCGAACGTCGGCAAAAGTAGCCTGATCAATGCGCTCGTCGGCTATCGGCGCTCGATCGTTTTCGATCAGCCGGGCACCACGCGCGACGTCGTGACCGTGGCCACCGCGATCGACGGCTGGCCGATCGAGCTTTCCGACACGGCCGGCCTGCGGGCAAGCGACGACGCGCTCGAGAGCGCCGGCGTGGAACTTGCCCGACGGCAACTGGCGGCGGCGGATTGCGTCGTGCTCATCTTCGACGTCACCGAGCGCTGGACGGACGAGTGTGAATCCTTGATTCAGGACTACCCGGCGGCGATCGTCGTCCTCAATAAGGTCGATCTCCTGCCCGATACCGAACCGGCGCGGGGACAATTTGGCGGATGCGGGGCGCCGCCCCTCTTGACGAGCGCCGTCACGAACTGCGGGATCGACGATCTCGCGGCGACGCTCGTTCGCCGCGTCGTGAGCCATGAGCCGCAACCCGGCGATGCGGTCCCCTTCACACCGCTTCAAGTCGAGCAGGTTCGCGCCGCGCTGGATGCCGTCAGCCGGGGCGATCTCTCGGCTGCGCGAATTCAAATCCAGAATGCGGCCGGTAGGGTGAGTCGAGCGAAGCGCTGA
- a CDS encoding (2Fe-2S)-binding protein, whose product MELDDELCLCFHVTKRKVINYLRVEKPRRVGQLSECFGAGTGCGWCRPYLQRLFDAAVAGGEIDPQLPTAADYARGRTGYVRSGGGMPPPGATPIDEAPDPGR is encoded by the coding sequence ATGGAACTCGACGACGAACTCTGTCTCTGCTTCCACGTCACCAAGCGGAAGGTGATCAATTATCTGCGCGTGGAAAAGCCGCGCCGCGTCGGGCAGTTGAGCGAATGCTTCGGAGCGGGCACGGGCTGCGGTTGGTGCCGGCCCTATTTGCAGCGGCTCTTCGACGCCGCGGTCGCCGGGGGCGAGATCGACCCGCAATTGCCCACGGCCGCCGATTACGCGCGGGGACGAACGGGCTACGTCCGCTCCGGCGGCGGCATGCCCCCACCAGGAGCGACGCCGATCGATGAAGCGCCTGATCCTGGCCGCTAG
- a CDS encoding alpha/beta hydrolase family protein, whose amino-acid sequence MPKPFRLDAAAFQFERRPQNSISDDVSLSFVTFPSPVKTKYEPNNTVHCEYYCPTTPGKHPACIVLHILGGDFPLSRTFATALAHRGVASLFVIMPYYGPRRPIDANVRMISADPRQTIEGMTQAVKDIRYAAAWLAAEPEVDRDQIGVFGISLGGITAALAGAIEPRFHKICPVLAGGGIALVLWESTDPHAVDARQRWIAAGGTRDSLMELMKTVDPASYGDCVRGRKVMMLNASHDEIIPKKCTEALWQAFGRPEIHWYDAGHYSAIWHLVDAIGRVTDFFQADAASGK is encoded by the coding sequence GTGCCCAAGCCGTTTCGCTTGGACGCGGCGGCATTCCAGTTCGAGCGACGGCCACAGAACTCGATTTCGGACGACGTCAGCCTGTCGTTCGTCACGTTTCCCTCGCCGGTGAAAACGAAGTACGAGCCAAACAACACGGTCCATTGCGAATACTATTGCCCGACCACGCCGGGCAAGCATCCGGCCTGCATCGTGCTGCACATCCTGGGGGGCGATTTTCCGCTCTCGCGGACGTTCGCCACGGCACTCGCGCACCGCGGAGTCGCGTCGCTGTTCGTCATCATGCCCTACTACGGACCGAGACGCCCGATCGATGCCAACGTGCGAATGATCTCGGCCGATCCGCGGCAGACGATCGAAGGCATGACGCAGGCGGTGAAGGATATCCGCTATGCGGCCGCGTGGCTCGCCGCGGAGCCGGAAGTCGATCGCGACCAGATCGGCGTGTTCGGGATCAGCCTCGGCGGGATCACGGCGGCTTTGGCGGGAGCGATCGAGCCACGGTTTCACAAGATTTGTCCGGTGCTCGCCGGCGGTGGCATCGCCCTCGTGCTGTGGGAATCGACCGATCCGCACGCCGTCGATGCCCGCCAACGCTGGATTGCCGCCGGGGGGACGCGCGATTCGCTCATGGAGTTGATGAAGACAGTCGATCCAGCGTCGTACGGCGATTGCGTTCGCGGCCGCAAAGTCATGATGCTCAATGCCAGCCACGACGAGATCATCCCCAAGAAATGCACCGAGGCGCTCTGGCAAGCGTTCGGCCGCCCGGAAATTCATTGGTACGACGCCGGGCATTATTCAGCGATCTGGCATCTGGTGGACGCCATCGGTCGCGTCACCGATTTCTTTCAGGCGGACGCGGCGAGCGGCAAGTGA
- the obgE gene encoding GTPase ObgE, which translates to MFVDRVKIFVTAGKGGNGCVSFRREKFVPRGGPDGGDGGDGGSVVIVAEAGVDSLAALAHRKHWRAESGGPGTGSDCHGRSAEDLVIHVPPGTVLHDADGNFMLKDLTRPGEQVIVARGGRGGKGNVHFKSATNRAPREHTPGGEGESRNLLLELKVIADVGLVGKPNAGKSTLLSRLSRARPEIADYPFTTKYPNLGLVDLSVDRSFVMADLPGLIEGAHAGIGLGHEFLRHIERAGILVHLVEPMPSDGSDLVANYQVIRHELVQHAEELGTRPEIVVLTKCELPGAEAAHRRLNEALGRDVLAISAVTGEGLDKLLWEITRELDAREVPR; encoded by the coding sequence ATGTTTGTCGATCGGGTGAAGATCTTCGTGACGGCCGGCAAGGGAGGCAACGGCTGCGTCAGCTTTCGCCGCGAGAAGTTCGTTCCGCGCGGCGGACCTGACGGCGGCGACGGCGGCGATGGCGGCAGCGTCGTGATCGTGGCCGAGGCCGGCGTGGATAGCCTCGCGGCGCTCGCTCATCGCAAGCATTGGCGGGCCGAGTCCGGCGGTCCCGGCACCGGCAGCGATTGCCACGGCCGCAGCGCCGAAGACCTCGTGATTCACGTTCCGCCGGGGACGGTGCTGCACGACGCCGACGGCAATTTCATGCTCAAGGACCTTACGCGTCCCGGCGAGCAAGTGATCGTCGCCCGCGGCGGCCGGGGCGGCAAGGGAAACGTGCATTTCAAGTCGGCCACGAACCGTGCTCCGCGCGAGCACACGCCCGGCGGCGAAGGAGAATCGCGCAACCTGCTGCTCGAGCTAAAGGTGATCGCCGACGTCGGTCTGGTCGGCAAGCCGAACGCCGGCAAGAGCACGCTCTTAAGCCGGCTCTCCCGCGCCCGGCCTGAGATTGCCGATTATCCGTTCACCACCAAATATCCGAACCTCGGCCTGGTCGATCTCAGCGTCGATCGCTCGTTTGTGATGGCCGATCTGCCCGGCTTGATCGAGGGCGCGCATGCCGGGATTGGGCTGGGGCACGAATTCCTGCGCCACATCGAGCGGGCAGGGATACTCGTCCACCTCGTCGAACCGATGCCGAGCGACGGCAGCGATTTGGTCGCGAATTATCAAGTGATTCGCCATGAACTCGTGCAACACGCCGAGGAGCTTGGCACGCGTCCGGAGATCGTCGTGCTCACGAAGTGCGAGCTGCCGGGCGCCGAAGCGGCCCATCGCCGCTTGAATGAAGCCCTCGGTCGCGACGTGCTCGCGATCAGCGCCGTGACGGGAGAAGGGCTGGATAAGCTGCTGTGGGAGATCACACGGGAGTTGGACGCGCGAGAGGTGCCAAGGTGA
- the rpmA gene encoding 50S ribosomal protein L27 produces the protein MAHKKGQGSSRNGRDSQPQRRGVKRFAGQQVRAGNILVRQVGNRFHPGRGVGQGTDFTLYALLDGVVMFDREGRRVNVVTAAV, from the coding sequence ATGGCACACAAGAAGGGCCAGGGTTCCAGCCGCAATGGCCGCGATTCGCAACCGCAGCGGCGCGGCGTGAAGCGATTCGCCGGTCAACAAGTGCGAGCCGGCAATATTCTCGTCCGGCAGGTCGGCAATCGATTTCATCCGGGCCGCGGAGTCGGCCAAGGAACTGATTTTACGCTCTACGCCTTGCTCGACGGCGTCGTGATGTTCGACCGCGAAGGCCGGCGAGTGAACGTGGTCACGGCCGCAGTTTGA
- a CDS encoding glycosyltransferase family 9 protein, giving the protein MSPNILIVRLSAVGDAVHGLPVLCALRDSFPRASLTWVVEERAAAVVRGHTALDRLITVPRGWLRKPLAVLRLRRELRRVRPEIALDLQGLTKSAMVAWLSGAGLRIGFARPEGRELSRVLNNRLITTSTTHVVDRYLELLGPLGIARPSVRFDLPRHAEDEATVARFIRERGLGSGFAVVNPGAGWPSKRWPVERFAAVARHLGQRRHLPTVVAWGGKEEWAMADRIITTSAGTAQMAPQTSLGELAELARRAKLFVSADTGPLHIAAAVDTPCVGLFGPMPAERNGPYGAKHIALQNARLEGSSRSRRNASDDTMRAISVEEVCWACNQILDREMPGRPAEILTPPVRFPSATAA; this is encoded by the coding sequence ATGTCGCCCAACATATTGATTGTGCGATTGAGCGCCGTCGGCGATGCCGTTCACGGCTTGCCGGTGCTGTGCGCGCTTCGGGATTCATTTCCGCGAGCCAGCTTGACCTGGGTGGTTGAGGAGCGGGCGGCGGCGGTAGTCCGCGGCCACACGGCGCTCGACCGGTTGATCACGGTGCCGCGCGGTTGGTTGCGCAAACCGCTGGCGGTGCTGCGGCTGCGGCGCGAGTTGCGGCGCGTGCGCCCCGAGATCGCCCTCGATTTGCAGGGGCTGACGAAGAGCGCCATGGTCGCCTGGCTTTCCGGGGCTGGCCTGCGAATCGGCTTCGCCCGCCCGGAAGGGCGCGAACTGAGCCGCGTGCTGAACAACCGGCTCATTACGACCTCGACGACTCACGTGGTCGATCGCTATCTCGAATTGCTCGGGCCGCTCGGGATCGCTCGACCGTCGGTTCGATTCGACCTGCCGCGACATGCGGAGGACGAGGCGACCGTCGCGCGTTTCATCCGCGAGCGCGGTCTGGGGAGCGGCTTCGCGGTCGTCAATCCGGGCGCCGGTTGGCCATCGAAGCGTTGGCCCGTCGAACGGTTCGCGGCGGTCGCGCGCCACTTGGGCCAGCGCCGGCATTTGCCTACGGTCGTCGCCTGGGGTGGAAAAGAGGAATGGGCGATGGCCGATCGGATCATTACGACTTCGGCCGGCACGGCCCAAATGGCCCCGCAGACCTCACTCGGCGAATTGGCCGAATTAGCGCGGCGAGCCAAACTGTTCGTGAGCGCCGACACCGGCCCGCTCCATATCGCGGCAGCGGTCGACACGCCGTGCGTCGGCCTGTTCGGCCCCATGCCGGCCGAGCGCAATGGCCCTTATGGCGCGAAGCACATCGCGCTGCAGAACGCGCGCCTGGAAGGCTCAAGCCGCAGCCGGCGCAACGCCTCGGACGACACGATGCGGGCGATCAGCGTCGAGGAAGTCTGCTGGGCCTGCAACCAAATTCTGGATCGGGAAATGCCCGGTCGCCCGGCTGAAATTCTCACGCCGCCAGTTCGATTCCCCAGCGCGACTGCGGCCTAG
- a CDS encoding DUF2961 domain-containing protein has product MPIIVNHVGWTVLICSVAAFLFASHASAATSEPPAVPVGVDAYRMWDHWADQRIGVRAYMRSTYDRAGGNDSADASHFLFQTDDDLSVPLDVEGPGILYFVRYNHWHGSPWHYVVDGTDHVVQESATADPRHPRANSVFIPEQAFPSPLAVTWSATKGADLSWVPIGFERSFRMAYGRTHYGTGYFIYHQIVPGTRLSRPVQAWTGAERPDQDVLDLLNRSGQDLVPRADSVEGRRMGIHERSDERLLPAGATTELAKLDQAPALLRAIEISVPRESAMELSNVRLRITWDGRKAASVDAPLPLFFGAGTLYNRDGREYLVKAFPVTIRFDDQRVHLACYFPMPFFRSARIELVNSGEAIDEVRWAVRWTPLKAAPNQVGYFHATYRDHPQPELGKDLVLLDTAKVEGGGDWSGQFIGTSFIFSHNAELRTLEGDPRFFFDDSNTPQAQGTGTEEWGGGGDYWGGLTMSLPLAGHPVGAQQGKAKSADDAVESAYRFLLADLMPFGKNARIQFEHGGTDESKEHYETVAYWYGIPAASLVLTDELKLADAESERAHHYVSPDASPPGQITSRYEWGVDHIGKLEVYPAETDSGRHTTGTSQFTLHLRRDNLGVLLRRKLDYAFPNQRAEVFVADASQSAASSAADWKPAGVWYLAGSNTCVYSAPKDELGPAEHHVQTSNRRFRDDEFLVPRALTEGRSAIRVRVKFTEVRRPLFPGQPIPPLAWSELKYSAYCFVRPEFDPGR; this is encoded by the coding sequence ATGCCAATCATCGTAAATCATGTTGGGTGGACCGTACTTATCTGTTCGGTTGCCGCGTTCTTGTTCGCGAGTCATGCATCGGCCGCGACCTCCGAGCCGCCGGCGGTTCCTGTCGGCGTGGACGCTTATCGGATGTGGGACCATTGGGCGGATCAGCGGATTGGGGTGCGGGCGTATATGCGGAGCACGTATGATCGGGCCGGGGGAAATGACTCGGCGGATGCCAGCCATTTTCTGTTTCAGACGGACGATGATTTGAGTGTGCCGCTCGATGTTGAAGGGCCGGGAATCTTGTATTTCGTCCGATACAACCATTGGCACGGCAGCCCGTGGCATTATGTCGTGGATGGCACAGATCATGTGGTGCAAGAGTCCGCGACGGCCGATCCGCGCCATCCGCGCGCGAATTCGGTGTTCATTCCGGAGCAGGCGTTTCCGTCGCCCTTGGCCGTGACCTGGTCGGCGACTAAGGGAGCGGATCTGAGCTGGGTGCCGATCGGATTCGAGCGATCGTTCCGGATGGCTTACGGCCGCACTCATTACGGCACCGGATATTTCATTTACCACCAGATCGTGCCGGGAACGAGGCTCTCGCGGCCGGTCCAGGCATGGACCGGCGCCGAGCGGCCCGATCAGGACGTGTTGGATCTGCTCAATCGATCCGGGCAGGACCTTGTACCGCGCGCCGACTCGGTTGAAGGACGACGGATGGGAATTCACGAACGCTCGGATGAGCGATTGTTGCCGGCCGGCGCGACGACTGAGTTGGCAAAACTTGATCAAGCCCCGGCCCTGTTGCGAGCGATCGAGATTTCCGTTCCCCGCGAGTCGGCGATGGAACTATCCAATGTGCGGCTGCGGATCACTTGGGATGGCCGGAAGGCAGCTTCGGTCGATGCGCCGCTGCCGCTGTTCTTCGGAGCCGGAACGCTTTACAACCGTGACGGGCGAGAGTATTTGGTCAAAGCGTTTCCGGTGACGATTCGGTTCGATGACCAACGAGTTCACCTGGCGTGCTATTTCCCAATGCCGTTTTTCCGCTCCGCCCGGATTGAGTTGGTCAATTCGGGCGAAGCGATTGACGAAGTGCGCTGGGCGGTTCGTTGGACGCCGCTGAAGGCCGCGCCGAACCAGGTTGGATATTTCCACGCCACGTACCGCGACCACCCGCAACCTGAACTCGGCAAGGATTTGGTGCTGCTCGACACCGCGAAAGTCGAAGGAGGCGGGGATTGGTCGGGACAGTTCATCGGCACGAGCTTCATCTTTTCGCACAACGCCGAACTCCGCACGCTCGAAGGCGACCCGCGATTCTTCTTCGACGATAGCAACACTCCGCAAGCCCAAGGCACGGGCACCGAGGAATGGGGCGGCGGCGGCGATTATTGGGGCGGGCTGACGATGAGCCTGCCGCTGGCCGGCCATCCCGTCGGAGCGCAGCAGGGCAAGGCCAAATCGGCGGACGACGCGGTCGAATCGGCCTATCGGTTCCTGTTAGCCGATCTGATGCCGTTCGGCAAGAATGCCCGCATCCAATTCGAGCACGGGGGCACGGACGAATCGAAGGAGCACTACGAGACGGTCGCCTACTGGTATGGGATTCCAGCGGCCTCGCTGGTGTTGACCGATGAATTGAAGTTGGCTGACGCCGAGAGCGAACGAGCGCACCACTACGTATCGCCGGACGCCAGCCCGCCTGGGCAGATCACTTCGCGTTATGAATGGGGAGTGGACCACATCGGCAAGCTGGAGGTCTATCCCGCCGAGACCGACTCGGGGCGGCACACGACCGGCACGTCGCAATTTACTTTGCACCTGCGGCGCGACAATCTCGGCGTTCTGCTGCGGCGGAAACTGGACTATGCATTTCCGAACCAGCGCGCTGAGGTGTTCGTCGCCGATGCGTCGCAATCCGCCGCGTCGTCGGCGGCGGATTGGAAGCCAGCAGGAGTGTGGTATCTGGCGGGCTCGAACACGTGCGTTTATTCAGCGCCGAAGGATGAACTCGGGCCGGCCGAGCACCATGTTCAGACCTCCAACCGGCGATTCCGCGACGACGAATTCCTCGTCCCGCGAGCACTGACGGAAGGCCGCTCGGCGATTCGTGTGCGCGTAAAGTTCACTGAAGTGCGGCGGCCATTGTTCCCCGGTCAACCCATTCCGCCGCTGGCCTGGAGCGAATTGAAATACTCGGCGTACTGCTTTGTGCGACCGGAGTTTGATCCGGGGCGGTGA